A section of the Acropora muricata isolate sample 2 chromosome 4, ASM3666990v1, whole genome shotgun sequence genome encodes:
- the LOC136914290 gene encoding 5'-nucleotidase domain-containing protein 1-like isoform X4, giving the protein MAKLSEYDCIGFDLDHTLIQYKLDNFYPLIYSIFAQALVAEKGYDPCLLEDNFEDLKDFCLRGLVLDIKRGNILKLGKDGFILRATHGTQEMSKEELSKCYGEEIVWHEISLLKENPSQHSSILRVFESYFDLPVMVICARIVDIIDKKNGKPEEYCFWPDIISLLKKIFSPNSFSDDNGYYFPVIVKNTAKYIKLCSQKIVDWIRALRAEGKKVFLLTNSFIDYTNVLMNFAVGENWKELFDIVICMAGKPGFFQAQEQKVMFHKIVGEKEVDSVEELKEKQIYSRGNHRDLMAFLEKQTNKNKPKVLYFGDSLRSDLAAAMHTDWHVITVLEEMESEGVVLHHGIKHEEENYPLEDGPNIKKPRYLIHVCSIRVL; this is encoded by the exons ATGGCGAAGTTAAGTGAATACGATTGCATTGGATTCGATCTCGATCATACGTTAATTCAATACAAACTTGACAATTTCTACCCG CTTATTTACAGCATCTTTGCTCAAGCTTTAGTTGCAGAGAAAGGCTATGATCCTTGTCTTCTTGAGGACAATTTTGAAGATCTCAAGGACTTttg CCTCAGAGGCCTGGTTTTGGATATAAAAAGGGGAAACATATTGAAACTTGGTAAAGATGGTTTTATTTTGAG AGCAACTCATGGAACACAAGAGATGTCAAAAGAAGAACTAAGCAAGTGCTATGGAGAAGAGATTGTATGGCATGAGATATCATTGCTGAAAGAAAATCCAAGCCaacatt CCTCCATTCTGAGAGTGTTTGAGAGCTATTTTGACCTTCCAGTAATGGTAATCTGTGCACGCATTGTGGACATCATTGACAAAAAG AATGGAAAACCAGAGGAATATTGCTTTTGGCCTGACATCATTTCGCTGTTGAAGAAGATTTTCAGTCCAAATTCCTTTTCTG ATGATAATGGATATTATTTCCCTGTCATTGTGAAAAATACAGCAAAGTACATCAAGTTGTGCAGCCAGAAAATTGTTGACTGGATCAGAGCATTGAGAGCTGAAGGGAAGAAAGTTTTTCTTCTCACCAATTCTTTTATTGATTACACAAATGTGCTGATGAATTTTGCTGTTGG AGAAAACTGGAAAGAGTTGTTTGACATTGTTATTTGCATGGCAGGAAAACCAG GTTTTTTCCAGGCACAAGAACAAAAAGTTATGTTTCATAAAATTG TTGGTGAGAAGGAAGTTGATAGTGTTGAAGAgctcaaagaaaaacaaatttatagCAGAGGAAATCACAGAGACTTGATGGCATTCCTagaaaaacaaactaacaaGAACAAACCAAAG gttctcTACTTTGGTGACAGTTTAAGATCTGACCTTGCAGCAGCCATGCATACAGATTGGCATGTCATTACAGTGCTGGAGGAAATGGAATCTGAGGGAGTAGTTCTTCATCATGGTATCAAACACGAGGAGGAG
- the LOC136914293 gene encoding transmembrane protein 127-like: MLPNPLHFPNPSSSSRRRSRYNRRGSHRPKPEYERNVVSAFFALASAVLLAIAEAEPKWLHILSGKCEGKIIGLYKVVAYKHPEVLTSYCFTPTIVVLLRAVVALCCIGIIAGMFSCLLDLCGTMNSCLKLVKDYSVGNVITVIMCVTSSLLVYWVTRILEEQSGKDSNMPVKVKFDISFFLVVAAGASAVMATALSLVMHCYLHRTRQRTRSEEELSLDLLYSMLPADSFADIPPPAYSP; this comes from the exons ATGCTGCCAAATCCTTTGCATTTCCCGAACCCGAGCAGCTCTTCTAGGCGACGATCAAGATATAATCGAAGGGGCTCTCATCGCCCAAAACCCGAATACGAGAGAAATGTTGTTTCCGCATTTTTCGCCCTTGCTTCGGCAGTGCTTCTGGCAATTGCTGAGGCAGAACCAAAATGGCTCCACATTCTATCTGGAAAATGTGAAGGGAAGATCATTGGTTTGTACAAAGTCGTCGCTTATAAACATCCAGAAGTCTTAA CTTCATATTGTTTCACTCCTACCATCGTTGTCTTGTTGCGTGCCGTTGTTGCTTTGTGTTGTATTGGCATTATTGCTGGAATGTTTTCCTGTCTGTTGGATTTGTGTGGTACAATGAATTCCTGTTTAAAACTTGTCAAGGACTATTCCGTGGGAAATGTCATCACAG TAATCATGTGTGTTACTTCTAGTCTTCTTGTTTATTGGGTTACAAGGATTCTTGAAGAACAATCAGGAAAAGACTCTAACATGCCAGTTAAGGTCAAGTTTGATATCAGCTTTTTCCTTGTGGTAGCAGCAGGAGCATCAGCTGTGATGGCAACTGCTTTGAGTCTCGTGATGCACTGCTATTTGCACCGCACAAGACAAAGAACTCGCTCAGAAGAAGAGCTGTCATTGGATCTCTTGTATTCCATGTTGCCAGCAGATAGTTTCGCTGATATTCCTCCACCTGCTTACTCTCCCTGA